The Lolium rigidum isolate FL_2022 chromosome 2, APGP_CSIRO_Lrig_0.1, whole genome shotgun sequence genomic interval ATTAACTTCTTCCTTGCTTCATCAAACCTTCCTTCTTTGCACAATGCATTCATCAAAGTCGAGTAAGTGATTCGGTCAGGAAGACACCTTTTGGCGAGGGAAGAATCACTAACTAAACTTGCAAACGAACCACCCAATCTGCCAAGAGCCAGGCTTCCTTCACTCCACATCCCATCGACAATGTCCATAGCCATATCTAATTTACTGCTTCTGCATAGTCCGTCAATAATTATGTTGCAGCTGGCTGTATCCAGACTATATCCTTTCTCACTCATCCTCTCTAACAAGCTCTCCACCTCTGCAGTCCTACCAGCTTTCCACAAACTCTGCAGCAAAACATTATACGTGAACAAATTCGGGGCACACCCCTTCAGTGCCATCTCACCAAGGATCCTATTGGCGGCGGCGGTCTTGCCCTTGGAGCAATAAGCACGGAGCAAACTGGTGTAAGTCACAACATCCGGCGTCATCGAACCACTCCTGACGAAATCCTCCACTCTCCGGACATCAAACGCCTTGCCCTCCTTGCACAGCCCATCGACAATGATGTTGTACGTGTAGCTATTAGGCTGGACGCCCTCGTGAGCCATCTCGCTGAGCAGCTCCTGCGCCTCCCCGACCTTCCCGTTCCTGACCAGCCCCGACAGCCAGCGGTTGTAACTCTCGACCTTCCGCAGGAACCCGCCGCACCTCATGATGTCCACCAGCACCCTCGCCTCGTCCAGCATCCCGGCGTCGCAGAACCCGCGGAGCATCACGTCGAAGGTCACCTGGTCGGGCCGCGGCAGGCCCCGCTCCCACGCCTCCTGCATGTCGTTGAATATCCGGTACGCGTCCAGCACCCGCCCGGCCCTGCAGAGCGCGGAGATCCTGCCATTGAAGGTGACGACGTTGGGCGCGAGCCCGTGCGCGCGCATCCGGTCCACCAGCCGCTCGGCCTCGTCCGCGCGGCCTTCGCGGCAGAACCCCGCGACGACGGTGTTGCAGACGACGAGGTTGATCCTGGGCATGGCGTCGAGGACCTGGAGAGCGTCCGCGGCCCGCCCCGCGCGGCAGTACCCGCGCGCCAGGATCCCGAAGCTGAAGTCGTTGCGGGCGGGCATGGCGTCGAACACCCTGCGCGCGAGGTCCATGCGgccggcggcgcagagggcttggAGCAGGATGTTGCGGGTGAAGACGTCCGGGGCGGCGCCGGAGAGGAGGAGATCCTTGTAGAGCGACTCGACGAGGTCGAGGCGGGAGTCGGTgagcgcggcgaggaggaggcggttgTAGACTGGGgtgggcggcgcggggagggagcGGAGGACGGAGAGGGAGAAGGCGAGCGGGACCCGGCGcggggaggaggtggcggcggcgaggagctctAGGAGCGGCGGGGTGGGGTGTGGGAGGGAGAGGATGTGGCGGAGgaggcgcgggaggaggtggtgggtGGACGGgtcggcggcgaggaggcgggagaggaaggaggtgGAGTGGGCCGGAGGAGGGGAGGATGGCGaggtgaggtggaggaagaggcggAGCGCGACGGCGGGGGTGGCGGCGTTGCGGCGGAGGAGCGCGGCAAGGCTGGTGGGGGAGCCGGACATgggatggtggcggcgcggcgggggcggcggcggcgagggtggtTTAAACGTGCCCTGCCTGGCTGCCCGGTGGGGCACACGCTTAGGTCAACGGTCCACTCCGCTCTAACTCTCTCACTGATCTGTGGGGCCGATTATCTCCCTGATCTGTAGTAGCTGCTTAGCTCTTGAGCTCACCCTAAACCATGCTCGTGTAATTttttttagtactccctccgttttattTAAGTTGTCTTaactttattaaaatttggatgtGTGAACAAGTTAAGACATATTTTATGGAAACAATGGTAGTAAAATGCTCACATTCTTAGGACATGTTTCCAACAAATAGCATTGTCAAATTACAAATAATGATCACATCTTACTATCTTAGGTCATAATGGTAGTAATGAAAATTGGCCATCATTCCAGATCCTAGTCTATTTCACTTCTGCCAGTGACCAGTGACCACACGACAACAGCTACTACTTCAGATTTCAATTGGAGAAATTTTCAGCATTTCTTGTTGAGAATTTTCAGTTATGCCGGAATTTCCAAAGAAGAGTCTGAAAACacagaattttcaaaaaaaaaaaacaagaggagGCATAAGAAAGTACGCAAACAAATTTGTTATTTCACACGCCTGTGAAAGAATTGGTAAGTTGGTAACAACAGACAGACACACACGCACAGTCGGACAGCACAGGTGCTTCATCACGTTACATCAAAGGAGCAGCACAAACCACAACTTCACTCAATACTCAACAAGGAGATGACTGGGGGAAAAAATGAGATGATTGCCTAGGCTAACTAACTGAAcctaaacctcaatgccaaggttAAGATCAGTAAGAGGAAAGCAGGGGAGAATGCGACAGAGTAAATCCTAATGTCTGAAGATCAGAAGCATGAAACGTTCTCGGCTTTCATGACCAGGTTGCACGTCGAGTAGATCGACGCCGCGGCAGCTTGCACTGCCCACTCGCTCTCGGAAATCTCCGGGCTCTTCAGCTTCCTGCGCAGACACATTGGCAGATGTTAAGCAAAACACAAACACAAAACTCAGATACAGTGGTGAAGTGAAATTTTACTGTGTTTGCTGCAAATATCTGAAACTTAGTGGTTCATTTGCTATTTTGTAGTTCGATTAGCTTATCTCCATAAATCAACACATGGTTTACACACGAGTTCGGAAGGGGCAAACTTATTTACAGTCAAATGTGGTGATGAACTAACCATAGTTCGGCCATTGGGCCTAGTAATGGAGCCTCACGGGTCACTTGTGTTAGCCCTTTATCACAATTCAATAAcattgcttgcacttccttcATCCGATTTTCCTGCAACAATTTCAAGTAATTGGGATGGTCAGGAATGGAGCAGCTTAATGAGCATGCAGGCTTTTGTTCAAAAGATAATACTAATGCATAACATGCCAACCGTTTTCAGACTGATGTTACAAAAATGAAATTAAGCATAAatctcaacatcataatttgataTCTATGCTGATCAAAGTTAATGAGAATGCATCTAGACTATCTGTTAGATATCAAGAACACCAAAGGAGAATAAATAGTAATTCAATACCACAATGTTTGTTACATCATAAAATACTCTTATGCATAAACTCACCAATTGCCTCCCCTCCTCCTGCAGTGTTCTTTCCATCTGAACGAAAAGAGACCTCCACCGAGCAATATGTGCTTCTGAAACTGTTTTTCCAGTGGATCCACCTCCAGCAATGGATGGTTCATTCTCTTGGTTAGATGAAAATTCTGTTGATATCAGGTGCGGCAGTTCAGTTTGAAGAGCGTTCCTGACTCTCTTCCTACTGCGCTTCAGAGCTTCAAGGATGAAGGAAGCATAATTAAGTGGGATGCATAGGTTACAACTTTGGATTATATTTTGAAAAAGGTTTTCATTTGACTGTAGAAGTATTACCAGCAAGCCGCCCTCTTATATCCTGCTGTAGGAGCTCCAGCCACTGTGAGGCAACACTAGCCGCTGGTCATTGAAAGGCAAGAAAACTGTCAGATGTAGATATTTCTATAAATAGTTAGTGCAACAGTCGCAGAATGTATGATTAGTGAGCAAAGCAATTGAGCATACCCTTTACAGATAGCACAGTCATGTAGTCATGTTTAGATTCATCATCGGCTAAAGTACTGCATGTCCCATCCGAAGCCATAGTGACTGTTGATGAGAGTTGCAATTTCAGATTGTCACCACCCTCTGGGAGGAACTTCGATGTGGTGGGCAGCCCTTGGTGAAACATTGTATTATTACCTTCCATCATAAAATGGCACTTCATCAAACTCTCTGCATACTTCTGCTCCTGAATTCTATCAGAAACTTCTTTCCCTCTTTCACCTTGCTGGCTAGCAAAACCAGGCTGACATGCATTCTCGAGCTCCTCGGAGCGTACCATTGCCTTTATTATGGAATGCACTTGCTTGCTATTTCTTACATGGTTTATTATTCCAGGATTTAGCCCAGATAATAGGCCACTAGGAGCAGCAACCTTTGTGAACTTGGTTTGTTCATTCTGGGTAAAAGTGCTCCTCTTGAGTTCATCGTCCCTTTTCCGCTTGGGGGGTCGACCTCGTGGCTTAGGTGCTACTGCAGTTCCATGGGATGAAGAAAGGAAGCCATTCTGCTTCATTTCTCTCCACTTTCTGTGGGACTCACTTTCTCCTGTAGCACCAGTTGTACTACCACATTCTGATGGATCACTAACTTTCGACTGCCCCAGCTTCTTGTAAGGAAAGAAGGGATTGAGCTCTGCCGGATCCGAAGGATCCAGCGTATTAAGATCCAATCCAAGGGGTGCATCACTCATCCTATTCTCATTGTGCTTTGCATCAGGCTTAGGTTGCAAGTCTGCCCTGATGTTCTCTTTGCCACGTGCTAAAGGATCAGTGTCATGCAACTTTTCTGCCAACACTGCATCCGAAGAACGACCCAAGGTCAGGCAAGCAGGTTCTAACTGAAGAAGTGGACCAGCCCGAGGCAATGAAGAGGCCTCATATTCACAATTTCTGGCACCTTCAACAGTAAATTGAGGTATATCCTTCGTATTACCAGGATGCAAACATCCTTTTATTTGATCTGAAGATTCCAAAATCCCCACCCTCAGATCTACAAGAGAGAAGCAATGGTAAGCATGAGTGAGCTTAagctacaaaataaaattaagtaaccaaacaaaagaaagaaaaagtatGTTGTTTCCACAAGCAAATCCAGTCAAGATAGTGAATAGTCTCGCATGTTTCCATTTTATCCAACCACTAGAGAGTATGGACTAGATTGATAACAAGAGCAGTACTGTAAAGAGGCCAGACATTGGAATCAGGATGATGTTTATGACATATAAAAAAAAGTGAGACGTGGATGAATACTCAACATCTCTTAGTAAAAAGGAATTCAAATCTCAATGAACATGCATGATTTATCAACTTCTCATACCACAGCAAACCAATTGTTAACACAAATGCTATCTAGATTACATCCCTACCGTGTTTTACACATCTGATAGATGCATGTGTTGAAATGTTCCAAGTTTATTCTGCCCTATCATTCCTCAACAGAAGCAACACAACGAAAATGACGAGCTATATAACTACACGAAACGCTAGTGAAAAATCCATGTACTCGCAGACTAAGATCTGTGCCCTGAAACACTACAGTGTACCGCGTCATCTCAGTTTTATGTTCAGTCAGTGAACGAAAGCAGGACTTCACGCTACAGATTCAAGCAGAATGACAGCCCGACAATTCACATCTTCTCCTAGAACATTAAATTCAGTTGCCAGCAAGGCTGCTCTAACAGTTACCCCGGTTCACACATCTGAGATGAGAACGGGCTGATGTTACTTGACAGGCACAGAAAATCGGCTAGGGATGCGTTCCTGTACGGAACTTAAGTGGCGTTTGTGTAGTCGTAGGAGCTTACTGTAGATCTGTTTCGGGACACCTATAACCATAACGCGCCATCTGGAATTCTAATTCTACCGGCGAATTGGGGACTTGCAACTAAGGATTCGAGCACGACGGGAAAGGTCAGATAGAAACGAAGCTACGTTTCTTCCAGTGGGGCATGTGCTAGAGTAGAAGCACGGGACCAGCGCAGATCGGGACCCACCTCCCAATTCGACCAGCGGAGCCGCCGCCGACCCGCACGCGCCGCCGCTCCCGGCCGCCCTCCGTCCCAATTCCTGCAGAGAACGCGCAGCACGATGTCAGCACCGCAGTCCGCCAGCAACCAGAGACTAGAAGCGGACGGGGGGACGGCCAAGCCCAACCCACCTCGGccgtctgcggcggcggcggcggcgcgcccgaTCCGGCGGGATCCGGCGGGCACGGGCGCAGGCCCGCGGGGTCCATCGGagcgcggagggcggcggcgcgggcggcgagggatctgggccggcgccggcgggaggccgcctagggtttgggggCGGAGCGGATGGGGTGGGAGCGGGGGGACGCGAAGTTGGCGTGATTTTGAAATGGAGATGCGCAGGGGAGGTGGGGGACGGGGTGGTGGGTTTTATGCGTGCGGGGTTTTTTTGAATTCGAGCGGAGGTGGGCGCGGCTGGCTCCGAAGGTGAATAGGGGGAGCGCCCTATCCGATCCGAAACCCACCGATGGATTTTGAAATCTTTGGGTGGAGGACCTTTTGAGGGTTTGAATTTGGGGGTGGAGGTATAGGATTTCAGGTTTTGGCCACCGGTGGTGGATGGATGATGGATCTGCAGCTCTTGGTAATGAAGTGTGGTGTGACCCGATGAAAACCTCATGTGCAAAGTATCTATATTTATACCAATATAAAAAGAGTGAAATTGCCAGATCATATAGATCTTGACCGTACACAAGGTAAAATCTAACTGGCCGCCACTGTTGCCATGTACTGGCACGTCCAGGTCCACACCCATCCAGTCGCCGTGGTGGAAACGACAACATGTACTCGCTCGACATCGCCTCGAGGTTCTACTGCACTGTCATATCTTTCCGTGGAGCGGCACCGACGCACAAGGTCTCAGCGCCTCAAGGTTCAAAGCAGTCACATACTTCCCATCAAGGTGGTCCTCCGTCCGCAGCTCCAGCACACTTATTATCGACGGGGTGTAAGTATTACAAAACTTAAATAAACAAAGCAAGTAAAGTGAACAATATATTTTGTATTTTTGAAATAATAAAGTGCGGAAAATAAAAGCGCAAGTAAAGCAGTTTTTAAGGTGTTTCTTATGGTTTAAAGTGGCTCGGGGTTCATGGCTTCACTTGATCTCCCTCTTATAAACATGGTGGTGTGAATATAGCACTTAATAACAAGGAGCAAGTGATAGCAGGTAATACTGTATAATTGATAAGTATTCATATGAGCATCACGTCCTACCATAGATATGATGCATCACACTAATACTCGACCGAAACCCTAGAAGGGTCTGCTTGTTCTTCTCACCCACCGACGGGCGTCTTGGGAGACACTCGATTTTTAGATGACGTGCATTTGTGTGAGGTCAGGGCACATGGCCATGTTCTTGGTCACTCCTTTCATCAGTCTTGTAGGTTTAACGAGTTGTCGTTAGAATggtggcttcgagttgatctttcTATTCCCCTTGTAAGGTTTTGCGAGTAATCTAACAAAGAAAAGGATCCAtgcagaggctagggtttggctcccataTCGAAAACAAATGTGTAAGACCATAAGACCTAGTCACCGATGTACAAAgttgatactccctccggtccaagtTACTCTTCGTAGATTTGGATATACTAAAATGTATCTACATAAAAAAACATGTCGAGTTACATACGTATCCAGACAAATTTATAAAAAGTAATTTGGATCAGTGGGAGTATAATGATCAGATGTACGATTTGAAAACTATTTTGTTTTAAATATTTGTGAGGAAAGAATTTCATTTCCTTATAGATAGTTGCTAATAGTTGCACCGAGTCATGGCGCTTAGCTAATAGTATGTGTAAGACTCAAACACCCACGCATAAAGTTGATACTCCCTTCGATCCAAATTACTTGTCGTAGATTTGTatatatttgcatgtatctacgtAACAAACGTGTCTAGTTACATGCATATCTAGACAAACTTATAACAAATAAGTTGGATCGGGGGAGTATATTAATCAGATGTAAGATTTGGAAACTATTTTGTTTTAAATATTTGTTAGGAAACATAGATGTATGTTAGCTAATTTATGACAAGTAATTTGGATCGGATGCAAGTATATACAAATCTACAAGTAAGTTGGATCGATGGAGTATATTAATTAGTTATCTAACCCAAATGCCGTCGGCCCGCCGGTGGGAGGTGAGGGCAATGGGAGACCCGCGACGAGAGGAGATCTCGGGAGGGCAGGGAGAGGCCCGCGACACTAGGGAAGTAGGAGGCTGCCAGTGTGAAGCACGGGAGACCGCCTGCGCCTAGATCAGAAGGCCGCTGGCCCACCGGTGCGGTGCTGCGAGCGCGGGagtccgctgatacgtctccaacgtatctataatttccgatgttccatgcttgttttatgacaataccaacatgttttgttcacactttatatcatttttatgcgttttccggaactaacctattgacgagatgccgaaaggccggttcttgttttctgctgtttttggtttcgaaatcctagtaaggaaatattctcggaatcggacgaaatcaagacccagattcctatttttcccggaaccatccagaacacacgagaactgccagagaagggggacagggccaccaaaccacaccccggcgcggccaggggggggcgcccccctatggtttgggcagcccgtggcccctccgactccgactcttcgcctatttaagccgtcgtgacctaaaaacatcgacagaaagaaccacgagacggaaacccatccagagccgccgccatcgcgaaagtcaaattcgggggacagaagtctctgttccggcaccctgccgggacggggaattgccaccggagccatctccaccgccgtcttcaccgccatcttcaccgccatcgctgcctccatgatgaggagggagtaatccatccccgaggttgagggcttcgctgtagctatgtggttcatctctctcccatgtacctcaatacaataatctcatgagctgctttacatgattgagattcatatgagtttgtatcactactatctatgtgctactctagcaaagttattaaagtagttctattcctcccgcacgtgtgtaaaggcgacgatGTGTgcacttgtgttagtacttggtttatgctatgatcatgatctcttgtagattgcgaagttaactattgctatgataatattgatgtgatctattcctcctacatatgcatgaaggttacggtgtgcatgctatgctagtacttggtttagtctcgttgatctatcttacactaaaggttactaaaacatgagcattattgtggagcttgttaactccggcattgagggttcgtgtaatcctacgcaatgtgttcatcatccaacaaaagtgtagagtatgcatttatctattccgttatgtgatcaatgttgagagtgtccactagtgaaagtgtaatccctaggccttgttcctaaatactgctgagttactatcgcttgtttcttgttttacttgcgttactactgctgcgttactactgctaccatattaccaccatcaactacacgccgttactacttgctcatatttattcataccatccgtatttcactatctcttcgccgaactagtgcacctattaggtgtgttggggacacaagagacttcttgctttgtggttgcggggttgcatgagagggatatctttgacctcttcctcctcgagttcgataaaccttgggtgatccacttaagggaaaacttgctgctgttctacaaacctctgctcttgggggcccaacactgtctacaggaaaggagggggaacgtagacatcatccgCCCGAGCTGATTTGGGACGATGGAGTGGATGAATGCGGTTCTATAAGGGTGTGTTTGTTAGGCCGGGGGAACCCAGATTTTCTCTACCCAACCGAATTTTGGGTGTTTGTTAGGTCGGGTGAGGCCTCTGGGCTATGCCCACCTCATGCAAATACGGGCTGTGAGCCAGGCCGAGTTGGGAAGGGAAAATCCAGCTTCACACCCGGGCTCGGCCGAACTCATCCCAGAAAATATCCCCACCCATCCCGAACGAATCCCCACCCATCCGCTCCTCCGCATCGCATCCGCCTCGACCCGCAACCCCGTCGCCCCGTCGCCCCCACTCCCTCGTCACGCAAGCGCTCCTCCGCATCGCCATCCGTCGCCCATCTTCCCGCCGGCCCGCCGCTCCTCTTCTCCGGCCAGGCTCCCCGCTCCCTCTCACCCGCAGCCGGCCGCCCTCCACCCTGCAGCTCCCCCGCTTCCCGTCCAGGCCCTGCCCGGCACCACCAAATCCCAATCGCCCCCCACGCCCATCTTCCCGCCGGCCCGCCGCTCCTCTTCTCCGGCCAGGCTCCCCGCTCCCTCTCACCCGCAGCCGGCCGCCCTCCACCCTGCAGCTCCCCCGCTTCCCGTCCAGGCCCTGCCCGGCACCACCAAATCCCAATCGCCCCCATGGAGGTCGGGAGCTCCCTGGTCGGTACAGGCTGAGCGCGGCTCCTCCCTCTACCTCGCAAGGCGGCCTTCACCGACGACCGACGACTGCCGACGCCGACCTCTCTCCAGCACGTGCGCCTAGCTTCTCCAAACCCTAGTTCATCCACATCGCCCACCACCGGCAACAGCCTGCATCCGAGGTATGACCACATCCTATGCCTTTATTTGCATGTTGTATGTGTGTATTTTTTGTTGCTGTGGGCAGTGCATGTTATTCCATGTGCATGTATGAAGGAAGAAATTATTGTTTGTATTGTTTAGATGGATGATTTGGCAAGAAAGCGACGCCAATTGATTGTCAAGGCAGCCGGTCTTGCAGCGGTAATGGGTGCATACATGGTTTTTATCTCAAGGAGAGCTAGGAAAACACCGATGATATCCATAGGCCGTAGGATTGACATGGATATAGCTAGGGAATCAAATCTGAGATATATCTATCATTCGAGTGACACAAATTGTTTAAATCAGCTAAGGATGAAAAGAACTCCGTTTTTTCGCTTGTGCACCTTGTTTAGAGAGAGGTCATTATTGAAAGATAGTATCCATACTTCTATCGAGGAACAAGTAGCCATGTTTCTCCTAGTAGTTGGGCACAACACAAGGTTTAGAGCTCTACAGCCAACTTTCAG includes:
- the LOC124689668 gene encoding pentatricopeptide repeat-containing protein At2g17140; this translates as MSGSPTSLAALLRRNAATPAVALRLFLHLTSPSSPPPAHSTSFLSRLLAADPSTHHLLPRLLRHILSLPHPTPPLLELLAAATSSPRRVPLAFSLSVLRSLPAPPTPVYNRLLLAALTDSRLDLVESLYKDLLLSGAAPDVFTRNILLQALCAAGRMDLARRVFDAMPARNDFSFGILARGYCRAGRAADALQVLDAMPRINLVVCNTVVAGFCREGRADEAERLVDRMRAHGLAPNVVTFNGRISALCRAGRVLDAYRIFNDMQEAWERGLPRPDQVTFDVMLRGFCDAGMLDEARVLVDIMRCGGFLRKVESYNRWLSGLVRNGKVGEAQELLSEMAHEGVQPNSYTYNIIVDGLCKEGKAFDVRRVEDFVRSGSMTPDVVTYTSLLRAYCSKGKTAAANRILGEMALKGCAPNLFTYNVLLQSLWKAGRTAEVESLLERMSEKGYSLDTASCNIIIDGLCRSSKLDMAMDIVDGMWSEGSLALGRLGGSFASLVSDSSLAKRCLPDRITYSTLMNALCKEGRFDEARKKLIEMIAKDISPDSVIYDTFIHGYCKHGKTSLAIKVLRDMEKKGCNPSTRSYNLLIWGFQEKHKSDEILELMSEMKEKGISSDVMTYNSLIKSFCERGMVNKAMPLLDEMLQDEIVPNVTSFGLLIKAFCKLPDFSAAQRVFDVAVSTCGQKEVLYCLMCTELSTCARWMEAKKILEMALEMRISIQSFPYKQIIVGLCDISEADHAHSLLKLFISKGHSFDPAIFMPVIDALSERGKKPDADMLSEKMMEMADRNDGNVTVSGAVTPRSGKHEQVKSPESDWHALLHRDDSARTIMKITNRVRTGWGQRGNVYGHKRKQDDDIYVLENTG
- the LOC124689669 gene encoding uncharacterized protein LOC124689669, which encodes MDPAGLRPCPPDPAGSGAPPPPPQTAEELGRRAAGSGGACGSAAAPLVELGDLRVGILESSDQIKGCLHPGNTKDIPQFTVEGARNCEYEASSLPRAGPLLQLEPACLTLGRSSDAVLAEKLHDTDPLARGKENIRADLQPKPDAKHNENRMSDAPLGLDLNTLDPSDPAELNPFFPYKKLGQSKVSDPSECGSTTGATGESESHRKWREMKQNGFLSSSHGTAVAPKPRGRPPKRKRDDELKRSTFTQNEQTKFTKVAAPSGLLSGLNPGIINHVRNSKQVHSIIKAMVRSEELENACQPGFASQQGERGKEVSDRIQEQKYAESLMKCHFMMEGNNTMFHQGLPTTSKFLPEGGDNLKLQLSSTVTMASDGTCSTLADDESKHDYMTVLSVKAASVASQWLELLQQDIRGRLAALKRSRKRVRNALQTELPHLISTEFSSNQENEPSIAGGGSTGKTVSEAHIARWRSLFVQMERTLQEEGRQLENRMKEVQAMLLNCDKGLTQVTREAPLLGPMAELWKLKSPEISESEWAVQAAAASIYSTCNLVMKAENVSCF
- the LOC124689670 gene encoding protein ALP1-like produces the protein MQIRAVSQAELGRENPASHPGSAELIPENIPTHPERIPTHPLLRIASASTRNPVAPSPPLPRHASAPPHRHPSPIFPPARRSSSPARLPAPSHPQPAALHPAAPPLPVQALPGTTKSQSPPTPIFPPARRSSSPARLPAPSHPQPAALHPAAPPLPVQALPGTTKSQSPPWRSGAPWSLRMKRTPFFRLCTLFRERSLLKDSIHTSIEEQVAMFLLVVGHNTRFRALQPTFRRSIEVISRYFKAVLYVVGELRDEMIRPPSTQIHPKIQENNRFNPYFKDCIGAIDGTHVLARVPKNISAAFRGRKEGTTQNVMAAVDFDLKFTYVLAGWEGSAHDALVLADAVERDDGLSLPPGKVYLVDAGYGVKPGFLPPYRKTRYHLKEYGGGNNPENYKELFNLRHSSLRITIERAFAAYKNRWKFVYNKPFHPYKTQVKVVIACAILHNWVLQFGEDEYFPPEET